A genome region from Sphingobacteriaceae bacterium GW460-11-11-14-LB5 includes the following:
- a CDS encoding alpha-galactosidase, translated as MKRKNTFFFLLSMAIGLNSFAQKTIEIATKNNVLILETDRDNTLLSTYLGKKLENAGEYPGIQALDKYKPGSDDLLNKREAYIASGSLNLLEPALTVTHADGNKSTVLTFSDVKTEQLDQNRKLTSVILKDLKYNFQVTLKYLAYFNENVIEQWAEIEHKEKGTVVLNKYASANLTLSGKKFFLKNQYSGATREMRSEEQQLLHGIKTIDSKLGTRTNLLHSSSFMVSIDQPATEDMGDVIAGSLAWTGNFKLDFETFDEYYLRITAGINNFSSNYTLKAGENFVTPRFIYTYSSAGKGLASRNLHDWARNYQILDGKGERSTILNNWETTYFDFNDEKLNELTKDTKKLGVDVFLLDDGWFGNKYPRNGATSGLGDWQYNKQKLKNGISALGKEATASGVKFGIWIEPEMVNPKSELYENHPDWIIRQPERKEYYMRNQLVLDLTNPKVQDFIYKTVDDIFKEVPEVAFIKWDCNSLIYNANSPTLKNQDHFYLEYIRGLNSVLDRIRKKYPKIPMMLCAGGGSRVDYAALQHFTEFWPSDNTNPYDRIFIQWEYSYYFPSIAVDNHITDMGKQPIKFKTDVAMMGKLGYDVRVNELSKNDLLFSQNAVKTYNSFKDIIWHGQQYRLQDPYENKIASIAYVNDAKDQAIVFNYHVATLFTNGVILPIKLKGLDPAKKYKIEEINLYPGAKSPIDSTKVYSGDFLMKVGFNPEANAYRTSVVLKIQAI; from the coding sequence ATGAAAAGAAAAAACACATTTTTTTTTTTACTCTCGATGGCAATAGGTCTGAATAGCTTTGCGCAAAAGACAATAGAAATTGCTACAAAAAACAATGTACTCATCCTGGAAACAGATCGTGATAATACCTTATTATCGACATACCTTGGCAAAAAATTAGAGAATGCGGGCGAATACCCAGGCATACAGGCATTAGATAAATACAAACCTGGCTCTGACGATCTTTTAAATAAACGTGAAGCTTATATTGCCTCAGGCTCACTTAATTTATTAGAACCTGCATTAACAGTAACCCATGCTGACGGGAACAAATCGACGGTATTGACATTTTCAGATGTAAAAACCGAACAGCTGGATCAGAACAGAAAGTTAACCAGCGTTATCCTTAAAGATTTAAAATACAATTTTCAGGTTACACTAAAATACCTGGCCTATTTTAATGAAAACGTGATTGAGCAATGGGCAGAAATTGAACATAAAGAGAAAGGCACCGTAGTGCTCAATAAATATGCTTCCGCAAATCTGACCTTAAGCGGAAAAAAATTCTTTCTTAAAAACCAATATAGTGGCGCTACACGCGAAATGCGATCGGAAGAGCAACAATTGCTACATGGTATAAAAACCATCGATTCGAAATTGGGGACCAGAACAAATTTGCTTCATTCTTCTTCGTTTATGGTTTCGATAGATCAGCCTGCCACTGAAGATATGGGTGATGTAATTGCAGGCTCGTTAGCGTGGACCGGAAACTTTAAATTAGATTTTGAAACCTTTGACGAATATTACCTCAGGATAACTGCCGGAATTAATAATTTTTCGTCGAACTATACTTTAAAGGCCGGCGAAAATTTCGTTACTCCCCGCTTCATTTATACCTATTCATCTGCAGGAAAAGGTTTAGCCAGCAGAAATTTGCACGACTGGGCCAGAAACTATCAAATATTAGATGGAAAAGGCGAAAGATCTACCATATTAAACAATTGGGAAACCACTTATTTCGATTTCAATGATGAAAAACTAAACGAATTAACCAAGGATACCAAAAAATTAGGGGTTGATGTTTTTTTACTGGATGATGGCTGGTTTGGCAATAAATATCCACGCAATGGCGCCACGTCTGGTTTGGGCGATTGGCAGTATAACAAACAAAAATTAAAGAACGGCATTAGTGCTTTAGGTAAAGAAGCCACAGCAAGTGGTGTAAAATTTGGTATCTGGATAGAACCAGAAATGGTGAATCCTAAAAGTGAGCTCTATGAGAATCACCCTGATTGGATTATCAGACAGCCGGAAAGAAAAGAGTATTATATGCGTAACCAGCTGGTATTGGATTTAACCAACCCTAAGGTTCAGGATTTTATTTACAAAACGGTTGATGATATTTTTAAAGAAGTACCGGAAGTGGCTTTTATTAAATGGGATTGTAATTCTTTAATATACAATGCAAACTCTCCTACTTTAAAAAACCAGGATCATTTTTATCTGGAATATATCAGGGGATTAAATAGTGTGCTGGATAGGATTAGAAAAAAATACCCTAAAATACCAATGATGTTGTGTGCCGGAGGAGGCTCGAGGGTAGATTATGCTGCGCTACAACATTTCACCGAATTTTGGCCGAGCGACAATACCAATCCATACGACCGCATCTTTATTCAGTGGGAATATTCGTATTATTTCCCTTCCATTGCTGTAGACAACCACATTACCGATATGGGTAAACAACCCATTAAATTTAAAACAGATGTGGCCATGATGGGAAAACTGGGATATGATGTACGGGTAAATGAGCTCAGTAAAAATGATTTGCTTTTTAGTCAAAATGCGGTTAAAACCTACAATAGTTTCAAGGATATTATCTGGCATGGCCAGCAATACCGTTTACAGGATCCTTACGAAAACAAAATAGCCTCCATTGCCTATGTAAACGACGCTAAAGACCAGGCTATTGTTTTTAACTATCATGTGGCAACCCTTTTTACCAATGGGGTGATCTTACCGATTAAACTAAAAGGATTAGATCCCGCTAAAAAGTATAAAATAGAAGAAATTAACCTGTACCCGGGGGCTAAATCGCCAATTGATAGTACTAAAGTTTACTCCGGAGATTTTTTAATGAAAGTAGGCTTTAATCCGGAAGCAAATGCCTACAGAACAAGTGTGGTTTTAAAGATACAGGCCATTTAG
- a CDS encoding phosphohydrolase: MNYKQLQEDVEKHVGDYFHTHNDPRLVYHNLEHTQEVVNAAQQIANHYQLNEQDFFAVTVAAYFHDTGYFEDALNHEAKGAELADHFLAKHQVNQEIRDHVKSAILATKIPQKPKNEIDKILCDADLFHLGLADFRAKGKLMHKENELIYKKDISKLDWRKKDIQFMESHHYHTDYATLLLSDQKQKNISKLKSKLTAQEEISTELAETKNFAPNVVQGKKKKDKDDRPDKGIETMFRITSANNQRLSDMADNKAHILITVNSIMLSLIVSLLLRRLEDHGNLIIPTFILLLVSLTCVVVSILSTRPSIPKGEFTQEDMDKKKVNLLFFGNFYKMSLPSYTDGMIKVMNDKDFLYGTLITDVYSQGVVLGRKYKLIRLAYNIFMFGLIAAVLAFVIAYAAYGKL, translated from the coding sequence ATGAACTATAAACAATTGCAGGAAGATGTAGAAAAGCACGTTGGCGATTACTTCCATACCCATAACGATCCCCGTCTGGTATATCATAACCTCGAACATACGCAGGAAGTGGTTAATGCTGCGCAGCAAATTGCCAATCATTACCAGCTAAATGAGCAGGATTTTTTTGCCGTAACCGTTGCGGCCTATTTTCACGATACAGGGTATTTTGAAGATGCATTAAACCACGAAGCAAAAGGAGCAGAACTGGCTGATCATTTTTTAGCCAAACACCAGGTGAATCAGGAAATCCGTGACCATGTTAAAAGTGCAATACTGGCCACTAAAATTCCCCAGAAACCCAAAAATGAAATTGATAAAATCCTTTGCGACGCAGATTTATTTCATTTAGGCCTGGCCGATTTCAGAGCAAAGGGTAAATTAATGCACAAGGAAAATGAACTGATTTATAAAAAAGATATCAGTAAATTAGATTGGCGCAAAAAAGATATCCAGTTTATGGAATCTCATCATTACCATACCGATTATGCCACTTTACTGCTGAGCGATCAGAAACAAAAAAATATCAGTAAACTGAAAAGTAAATTAACGGCGCAGGAAGAAATCAGTACGGAACTGGCCGAAACTAAAAACTTCGCACCTAATGTGGTACAGGGCAAAAAGAAGAAGGATAAAGACGACAGACCGGATAAGGGTATCGAAACCATGTTCAGGATTACTTCTGCCAACAACCAGCGGTTGAGCGACATGGCGGATAATAAAGCACATATCCTCATCACTGTAAATTCGATCATGCTTTCGTTGATTGTGAGTTTATTGTTAAGGCGACTGGAAGATCACGGCAACCTGATTATACCTACCTTTATTTTGTTATTGGTGAGTTTAACCTGTGTTGTGGTATCCATTTTATCAACCCGTCCATCTATTCCGAAGGGAGAATTCACCCAGGAAGATATGGATAAGAAAAAGGTGAATTTATTGTTTTTCGGCAACTTTTATAAAATGAGCTTACCCAGTTATACCGATGGTATGATTAAGGTGATGAACGATAAAGATTTTTTATATGGAACCCTCATTACCGATGTATACTCGCAAGGTGTAGTTTTGGGCCGGAAATATAAACTGATCCGTTTGGCTTATAATATTTTCATGTTTGGCTTAATTGCAGCAGTATTGGCATTTGTAATTGCTTACGCAGCTTACGGTAAACTTTAA
- a CDS encoding heparan N-sulfatase yields the protein MKKYIFSICGIVLIGAATLSFKNKKKQSSDRPNILFAIMDDVTYQHMGAYGCKWVKTPNFDRIAQDGLLFKNAYTPNAKCAPSRSCIVTGRNSWQLEEAGNHWSYFPAKFASFAEVLAQNGYAVGYTGKGVAPVVAKQADGTPREMLVKAFNQLKTTPPTAKISNVDYAANFDAFLSTTDSKPFFFWYGGLEPHREYEFNSGVSKGGKNLNDIPNAEIYPFWPKTDSVRTDLLDYAFEIEYFDKQLGKMLKMLEDKGELHNTLIVVTSDNGMPFPRVKGQAYEYANHLPLAMMWADGIAHKGRKIEDFISFIDFAPTFLDLAKVPAAKNQMKPITGKSFKDIFSADQEKVSEKRNFVLVGKERHDVGRPKDVGYPIRGIFQENYLFIKNFETDRWPAGNPETGYLNVDGSPTKTVCLNTVYATDHNFNYWLWSFGKRPGEELYDIKNDPACLNNLASNPAHQKKSAQLRSKLLTLLKEQSDPRLLGKGSEFDRYQYADQRGVNFYERYMAKDPKLSWGWVNDSDFQDISKIERAKNARNK from the coding sequence ATGAAAAAATACATTTTTAGCATTTGCGGCATTGTCTTGATTGGTGCAGCTACCCTATCCTTCAAAAACAAAAAAAAACAATCTTCTGATCGTCCGAACATTCTTTTCGCCATTATGGATGATGTTACCTACCAGCACATGGGCGCTTATGGCTGTAAATGGGTAAAAACACCAAATTTCGATCGCATTGCTCAGGATGGGCTTCTTTTTAAAAATGCCTATACACCAAATGCCAAATGTGCACCATCGCGATCGTGTATTGTTACGGGCAGAAACTCCTGGCAATTGGAAGAAGCCGGCAACCATTGGTCTTATTTCCCGGCTAAATTTGCCTCGTTTGCAGAGGTTTTGGCACAAAATGGATATGCAGTTGGGTATACCGGTAAAGGCGTTGCACCTGTGGTGGCCAAACAAGCAGATGGTACACCCAGGGAGATGCTGGTAAAAGCATTCAATCAGCTTAAAACAACACCTCCTACAGCCAAAATCAGTAATGTAGATTATGCGGCTAATTTCGATGCATTTTTAAGTACAACAGACAGCAAACCTTTCTTTTTTTGGTATGGAGGTTTAGAACCACATCGCGAATACGAATTTAATTCGGGCGTAAGTAAAGGAGGAAAAAATCTGAACGATATTCCCAATGCTGAAATTTATCCCTTCTGGCCAAAAACCGATTCGGTACGAACCGATCTGCTGGATTATGCATTTGAAATTGAATACTTTGATAAACAATTGGGGAAGATGCTTAAAATGCTCGAAGATAAAGGCGAACTGCACAACACCTTAATTGTGGTTACTTCAGATAATGGAATGCCTTTTCCACGCGTTAAAGGGCAGGCCTACGAATACGCCAATCACTTACCGCTTGCCATGATGTGGGCTGATGGCATTGCCCATAAAGGCCGTAAAATTGAAGATTTTATCAGCTTTATCGATTTCGCCCCTACCTTTTTGGATCTGGCCAAAGTACCTGCTGCTAAAAACCAGATGAAACCCATTACAGGCAAAAGTTTTAAAGATATTTTTAGTGCTGATCAGGAAAAGGTTTCAGAGAAACGCAATTTCGTGCTTGTGGGTAAAGAGCGTCATGATGTAGGCCGCCCTAAAGATGTAGGCTATCCTATCCGGGGTATTTTTCAGGAAAACTATTTATTTATAAAAAATTTCGAAACCGACAGATGGCCAGCCGGAAACCCTGAAACTGGTTATTTAAACGTAGATGGCAGTCCAACAAAAACGGTTTGTCTCAATACGGTTTATGCTACTGATCACAATTTCAATTATTGGTTATGGTCTTTCGGAAAACGACCAGGTGAGGAATTATACGATATTAAGAACGATCCGGCCTGTTTAAATAATCTGGCATCAAATCCGGCCCATCAAAAGAAATCGGCACAGTTAAGAAGTAAATTACTGACTTTATTAAAAGAACAATCAGATCCCCGCCTTTTGGGTAAAGGCAGTGAATTTGACAGATACCAATATGCCGACCAAAGAGGGGTTAACTTTTACGAAAGATATATGGCTAAAGATCCCAAATTAAGCTGGGGATGGGTAAATGATTCAGATTTTCAGGATATTTCAAAAATAGAACGGGCAAAAAATGCACGTAATAAATAA
- a CDS encoding polyphosphate kinase 1 codes for MVETSFFNRDLSWLKFNERILMEAERNTVPLLERIKFLSIFSSNLDEFYRVRMPVLLALEKLSNKEDNDIQIDDNLLSTANQLISEQQQRYGKVLKSDLIPLLKENKINLIYGQAFPAEIQKSITRYFLSQVMAFLQPVYINANTNFFPSNNELYFLITLKKKEDAEVVILNIPSNQLPRFYKVETGDETFIVFLDDIVRFHLDRIFPEGEVTGCYSFKITRDAEIDLKDEYSGSLSEQLEKQLLKRDSGLATRFLHQPGIPANVFELLKKLFNLKKANRMEGGQYHNLKDFMGFPVNSPKLSNQNWPKLCNTDLIDGSLTEAIYKNDIMVHTPYQSYDSVLRFFNEAAIDAEVREIYVTLYRVASDSKIVNALISAAKNGKKVTVLVELKARFDEANNIKWAKKMKEVGVDIIYSVTALKVHAKVALVKRQVGNRMRYSGLFSTGNFNESTAAFYTDHILMTANKEMLREVELLFIFLAKRVKPTSADLIKFNHLLVAQFNLQQVFLNLIDREIEHAKQGKPSGITIKMNNLEEKVLIDKLYEASSAGVKIDMIVRSICRLIPGVPGMSENIKITRIVDRYLEHGRIFIFNNLGKNDVYLGSADWMNRNIYRRIEVCFPIYNEQIKQEMIDIIEIQKQDNVQAVCIDENMNNIPVKRSGTLVESQHDIYQLLKKNNAV; via the coding sequence ATAGTCGAAACCTCTTTTTTTAACAGAGATTTAAGCTGGTTAAAGTTTAACGAGCGTATTTTAATGGAAGCCGAGCGAAACACTGTTCCGCTTTTAGAGCGCATTAAGTTTTTGTCGATATTCTCCTCCAATCTCGATGAGTTTTATCGAGTAAGGATGCCGGTATTACTCGCTTTAGAAAAATTAAGCAATAAGGAAGATAATGACATTCAGATTGACGATAATTTGCTGAGCACAGCCAATCAGCTGATTTCAGAACAGCAACAGCGCTACGGTAAAGTACTTAAATCAGATCTTATTCCCCTGCTCAAAGAAAATAAGATCAATTTAATTTACGGGCAGGCGTTCCCCGCAGAAATTCAGAAAAGTATAACCCGATACTTTTTAAGTCAGGTAATGGCTTTTTTGCAGCCCGTTTACATTAATGCGAATACGAACTTTTTTCCTTCAAATAATGAGCTCTATTTTCTGATTACACTAAAAAAGAAGGAAGATGCAGAAGTGGTTATTTTAAATATCCCTTCCAATCAGCTTCCCCGTTTTTATAAGGTGGAAACAGGAGATGAAACTTTTATTGTTTTTCTGGATGATATCGTACGTTTTCATTTAGACCGTATTTTCCCGGAAGGTGAAGTTACCGGATGTTATAGTTTCAAAATTACCCGGGATGCCGAAATAGATCTGAAAGACGAATATTCGGGTAGTTTATCAGAGCAGCTGGAAAAACAATTGTTAAAGCGCGATTCGGGTTTGGCTACACGTTTCCTCCACCAGCCAGGTATACCGGCCAATGTTTTCGAACTCCTTAAAAAGCTTTTCAATTTAAAAAAAGCCAATAGGATGGAAGGTGGACAATACCATAACCTGAAAGATTTTATGGGTTTTCCTGTCAATTCGCCAAAGTTATCTAATCAAAACTGGCCAAAACTATGCAATACCGATTTGATAGATGGATCGTTAACCGAAGCCATTTATAAAAACGATATTATGGTACATACGCCTTACCAGAGTTATGATAGCGTGTTGCGCTTTTTTAACGAAGCGGCTATTGATGCTGAAGTAAGGGAAATCTATGTTACACTTTATCGCGTAGCCAGCGATTCGAAAATTGTGAATGCTTTAATCAGTGCTGCAAAAAACGGCAAAAAAGTGACCGTTTTGGTCGAGCTCAAAGCCCGTTTTGATGAAGCGAACAACATCAAGTGGGCCAAAAAAATGAAGGAAGTTGGTGTAGATATTATTTACAGTGTAACGGCCTTAAAAGTGCATGCCAAAGTAGCCTTAGTGAAACGCCAGGTTGGTAATAGAATGCGCTATTCTGGTTTGTTTTCTACCGGAAACTTTAATGAAAGTACAGCCGCTTTTTATACGGATCATATTTTAATGACAGCCAATAAAGAGATGTTACGTGAGGTAGAACTGCTTTTTATTTTTCTGGCCAAAAGGGTTAAGCCCACCTCTGCCGATCTGATTAAATTTAATCATTTGCTGGTGGCGCAGTTTAATTTACAGCAGGTTTTTCTTAACTTGATAGACAGGGAAATCGAACACGCCAAACAAGGCAAGCCATCAGGTATTACCATTAAAATGAATAACCTCGAAGAGAAGGTTTTAATCGACAAACTTTACGAGGCGTCATCGGCAGGTGTAAAGATTGATATGATTGTGCGGAGCATTTGTCGTTTGATTCCAGGTGTACCTGGAATGAGTGAGAACATTAAAATTACCCGTATCGTTGATCGTTATTTAGAACACGGACGTATTTTTATTTTTAACAATTTAGGCAAGAATGATGTATACCTGGGTTCTGCCGACTGGATGAACCGGAATATCTATCGAAGAATTGAAGTTTGTTTTCCTATTTATAATGAGCAGATTAAACAAGAAATGATAGATATTATCGAAATCCAAAAACAAGATAACGTGCAGGCCGTTTGTATAGATGAAAACATGAACAATATTCCTGTCAAAAGGAGCGGGACTCTTGTCGAGTCTCAACACGATATTTATCAATTATTAAAAAAAAATAATGCTGTTTAG